A segment of the Marinomonas posidonica IVIA-Po-181 genome:
GTTACGCGCCCATGTCGCTCAAACACACTATTCATCGGGGTTACTGGCCGCCATTAAAGACCCCTATTTGCAACCGCTATTAATTGCGTTACATAAAACGCCACAGAAAAAGTGGAGTGTGGAATTGATGGCCAAAGAAGCCGGATTGTCGCGGACAGCGTTCGCCAAACGATTTAACAACATACTGGATAACACGCCGATGAATTACTTACATCAACATCGAATGGAGCTGGCCGCAACCAAACTAAAAGAGACTCAAGCTAATGTTGAAACCATTGCTCAGGATTTGGGGTATGCGAATAGTCAGCACTTTAGAAAACACTTTTTACGCACTTATCAACAATCACCAAGTGCATACAGAAACTCATCGTCTTAAGGTGCTTCGTTCTTTTTTACAGTACCCTTTTGTGCGAGGCGAAATAAAGATACATCATCGTATTTACAAGACACTTTGCTCTTTTTAAAAGTAGTGTTTTGGGTGTTAGCTAGGCCCCATGCTAGGCAAGAAGCTTTACAGGGAGATAATGGATTAGGACAATGCAGTGGCTGTTTCTTGTCACCAATAAGCTTGCTCGAACCTTCCCTAAAAAAACATTTCTATGCCTTCATGTTAATGTAAATAAATGAAAATATACTTTATGGAAAATGCTTTTAAACCAATAATCTAATGCAACTCTCCAGCTTTTTAAAGCAAACGTACTCTAGTGCGAACCCCTTATGTTCCCATTAGAAAATAATCAGGATTGATTCAATGACAAGCAAACCGTTCCGTTGTGCCGCTCTGTTATGCATCAGCAGCGCCTTGGTCGCTTGTAGTAGCTCACAAGAAAGAGTGGATTACGCTGATCTGGCGCAGCAAGAGTTCGAGAGCACCAAGATCCAAGCCAGCCAATGGCAATCCTTGGATCAAGCGGGCGAAATCAGTTACCTTACCGATTTAGTTCAAAGTGATGAACTGGGTCAGCTCATTAAAGAAGCCTTAGCGGCCAATCCAAGCCTGCAAAAAACCGCACTGACCCTACAGGCAAGCTTATGGGAACTAAAAAAATCCCACGGTGCAAATTTGCCCTCAGTGGATGCCAGCGTCGGTGTCAGTGAAGAGAAAAACAGTGAGACTGACTACTCTGCAAAAATCAGTGTCAGCTGGGAATTGGACTTATGGCAGAAACTCGCGAATGCGGAGTCAGCTTCGGCAAAAAGTCTCGCCAGTGATGAAGCCTTATACCAATCCAGCCAAGACACACTAGTGGCGAGTGTCATGAAGACGTGGCTCTCTTTGACCGCCAAGCAACATGCCATAGAAATAGAAACTAAACGCTTAAACCTGTTAGAAGCCAACGAGCAACTGATCGTCAAACGCTTCAAAAGTGGCATGGATAATCTTGAAACATTAGACGAAGCACGCACCTCTACGTCTCAATCTCGTGCGACCTTGGCACAATACCAAGAAAACCTGCAGATTCAAAAACGTGAATTACAAACCTTATTGGGCCGTAACACGCCACTGATTTTATCTCCCCAACAGGAGTATCCAGAAGTCAGCTATTCCTTATCCGGTTTACCCGAGCAAAACCTACAACGCCGCCCGGATTTAAAATCGGCCTATTTGACCATAGAAGCCGCAGATTTAAGCACCCAAGTCGCCTATAAAGACATGTTGCCTTCCATTAGCTTAAGCGCTGCCCTTTCGGATGCGGCAGAATCGCCTCGAATGGCCTTATTTACGTCCCCTATTTGGAGCTTGGCAGCGCAGTTAACCCAACCTCTTTATCAAGGAGGTCAATTAAAAGCCGCAGCAGAAGTGGCCAAGCTGCAAACAGCGCAAGCCTTTCAAGGCTATCGAGATACACTATTAACCGCAGTGAACGAAGTCAAAGACGCATTAGGTCAAGAAAAAGTATTACAGCAACGCTTAACTCATATTCGCAACGCGTTACAAAGTTCGCGTAGCAATTTAACCCAATATGAAACCAAATATCGCAATGGTTTGGTGGCGTTGAGCGATCTTATTTCCGCGCAAACCACCATGTTTGATCTTGAAGCACAGCTTGACGAACTGATCTATGAGCATTTGGCAAACCGAATTACCTTAGGGCTGGCATTAGGACTTGGAGTAAAACCAGAATGAAGCATTATTCACGCTGGATCATACTAGCATTATCAATTGTTTTGGCGGTGGCCAGTTACTTTTACATTGACAGCAAATTGAATACCGACAAATTTGCAGGACAAATGGGCCAAGGTCCATCAGGTCGAGGTGGTCCAGATGGGCCAAGAGGTGCGCCCGGTCCGGGGAAAGGCCCAACCATGTCTGATAGCAGAGCCCACCAAGATACTAACAATGATGAAAGTGCCGTTAAAGTATCAGTCATCAAGGTGCAATCCGGCGAATACGCCCCTATTATCCAAGGTACTGCAGTTACCGCTCCACGCTACTCTCTAACACTAACCAGTCAAGTAAGCGGTGAAGTGATTGAAATCTCGCCGCAACTGGAAGCCGGAAAACGCGTTAAACAAGGTGATGTGTTAGCGGTTTTGCGTAATCGCGAATTAAACAGTGCTGTTGCCAGCGCAGAAAAAACCTTAGCCAGCGCAGAATTAGCTTTAAAAGAAGAAGTTCGACAAGGTGACCAAGCCAAAGCAGAATGGCAAGCCGCTGGTTTTACCGATCAACCCGACTCCGATCTGACATGGCGTATTCCACAATTGGCCGAAGCCAAAGCCGAAGTCAATTCCGCTAAAGCCGCCCTTATGGAAGCCAGAGAAAACCTGCAACACACCAAAGTTGTGGCCCCATTTAATGGGTTAGTCACAGCCCGCACTATCTCGCCCGGCTCTTATCTGAGTTCCAGCAGTGAAATTGCGACGTTATACAGTACCGACCGTGTGGAAATCACATTGGAGCTGGCCAGTTCAGATTGGGCGAAATTGCCTGACGCGAAAGCACTTCTTGCTGGTGATTGGCCCGTCACAGTAAAGAGTATTGATAGTCAAGCAAGCTGGGCTGGAACGGTGATCAGTGTCGGCCAACATATAGACACCACCACTCGCATGCGCAGTCTGAATCTAGCGGTGGAAGCGCCACTGGATCAAGCCTCCCCTTTATTACCGGGCGCGTTTGTGACGGTTGAACTGCAAGGTAAGACCCTGCAAAACTTGTGGAAATTACCCAATTCAGCCTTAAGCCAGCGAGGGGACATTTGGTTTATAGACGAGAACCATCGTCTCGATTACTTCCCTACTACGCCATTATTCGTTGATGCTCAGTATACCTATATCTTAGTACCAGAAATGATGCGAGACACCCCTTATTCGGTACTGACCAAACCCTATAACAGTTATCAGAAAGGCACCCTAGTTGACGCCATGGAGCAAACTGAAAAATGAGTCCGAATGATCAACAAAGAGGCATCATTGCTTGGTTTGCTGGAAACCCAGTAGCCGCCAACTTACTAATGATTTTTATCATTACTTTGGGGGTGATCAACATAGGTTCGTTAAGCAAAAAAAGCTTCCCAACCTTACCTCCAAATGGCATAGACATTGATGTCAGTTACGACAGCGGCTCAGCCAAAGCCACTGAAGAAAGTGTCACTATTTTGATTGAGCAGCAATTGGAAGGCTTAGAAGGCATCGACAATGTCATGTCGACTTCCACTAGCAATGGCGGTTCAGTCAATGTTGAGATCAAAGACGGATACGATCTGGATGAAGTCTTTAATCATATCAAAGACAAAGTAGATGAAATCTCCTCGTTCCCAAGTGATGCCGATCCTGCGGTTATCACCAAAGATACCCGTTCTGAATTGGCCATTATCATTCAGTTATTCGGCGACACAGATCGTCGAACCCTGCAAAATGCCGCCTACGATTTAAAAACCGAGCTGTTACTAGACAAAGAAATCAACTCGGTGTCCATTTCTGGCTGGCGTGATCCGAGCATGCTAATTAAGATCGATAAAAATCAGCTAGAAGCTTACGATCTCACCCTAGCAGATATCAGTACCGCGATTAACACTGAATCCGCCAGCGCATCGGTTGCAACACTGAGCAACGAGGACCTGTACCTCAAAGTCAGCACATCCGAACAAGCGTATTTCAAACAAGAGTTTGCACGCATTCCCATCAAAACCAGCAGTAGCGGAGCCGAGCTGACACTCAGCGACATCGCTAACATTGAAGACGCGTACGATGAAGACGACTTCGTCTTGTCACGCTTTAATCAGCAAAACAGCTTGTCACTGCGCATTAATACAATCGGCAAGGACGACATCATCAACACAGTGGAGGCCACTAAAAAGCGTGTTGAAAACTGGCAAGCATCGGGGAAACTGCCTTACAAGGTTGAATTGACCACCTGGAATGACCGCAGTGAATCCATTAACCAACGTCTTGAGCTAATGGTGAAAAACGCCATAACTGGGGTGATTCTAGTCTTTGTACTACTTGCCATATTTCTCAACATCACAGTGGCTTTTTGGGTGGCAGCGGGCTTGCCTTTTATTTTCTTTGGCACACTCTTTTTAATGGGCACCAGTCAGGTTGATTTAACCCTGAACATGATCACCACCTTTGGCTTTATTCTGGCCTTGGGTATCGTCGTGGATGATGCTGTAGTGGTTGGCGAGAACATCTATTCGGTGCGCTCACGAGATGGCGACACCCTCAACAACACCATCAAAGGTACGATGGAAGTCGCTGTGCCTACGCTATTTGGCGTCTTTACCACAGTGGCCGCTTTTTGGGCCCTGTCCAACATTGATGGTCGTTTAGGAAAAATTTATTCACAATTTGCCGAAGTCGTGGCCATTTGTTTAGTGTTGTCTATCATTGAATCCAAAATCATTTTACCCGCGCACTTATCACACTTGAATACGCACAAAGCGCCCGCTAAAAATTGGCTTGCAAAATGGTGGGGGATGGTACAAAAAGGCGCCGATGGCGGTCTGCAGTTTTTTAGCCATCGCATGTATAAACCCTCTATTGAATTTTGTCTGAGTCACAGATACGCCATGAGTTTGATCTTCATCAGCATGTTTGCTTTGGTGATTTCTATGCCACTCACGGGTGAAATTCGCACCAGCTTTTTCCCTCGTATTCCTGGCGACACAGTGCGAGCCTCCTTGACCATGTTAAGTGATGCGAGCTATGGCCAAACCGAAAAAGCCTTGATCAAGATAGAGCAAAAAGCCTATCAGGCGGACAAAAATCTCACCAAAGCAGCTCATGCCAAACTGGCCGATCAAATGGATTTGCCAAGCAGTTATTTGAAAAACATTGAAACCTACACTTCCAGTGATCAATCAGGCAGTTTCCGTGTCGAATTGGTTAATGGTGCGCCCTATTCATTGACGCAGTTTTCTACCGAATGGCAGCGCTTAGCAGGCACACCAGAAGGGGTAAAAAGTTTGCGCATTCGTAATGGTCAAAATGGCGCCGTGGATGCACTTAATGTAGAACTCGCCAGTTCTAATGCCACATCACTTGACGAAGCGTTGAATACACTGATCGAAGCGTTAAACCAAGTCCCTGCGGTGACTGGCATTGAAAAGTACGATACACCTCCTGAGTCTCGCTTAGAATTAAGTTTGAGCGAGCAAGGTCGCTTACTGGGTTTGAGTACCTCCGAATTGGCCAGTCAGGTAGCCAGCAACTTTGATGGCACAGAAGTGCAGTCATATCAAAGAGATAATGACGAAATAGAAGTTCGCATTGGCTATCCAGAAGCGCAGCAAGAGTCACCAGCGGCCATAATGAACACTAAGATTACGCTTGATAATGGCTCACGTGTGCCCCTAGATACGGTGGCAACATTAGGACAGATTGAGGTGCAAACTGAGATCATCCGTATTGATGGTAAGCGTTCTTACTACCTGTCAGCCGAAGTCGATAAAGACATCATGTCTTCAACCGAAGTGGTTGAATTGCTACAACAATCAACCATGCCGAACATCAAAAAACAATTTTCAGAAGTGGATTTTAGCTTTTCAGGAGAAGCAGAAGAACAAGCGGAAACACAATCTTCTTTGTTTAAGATGTTTATGTTGGCGTTGTTAATTATCTATGCCTTGCTGGCCATTCCGTTGAAATCCTATAGCCAGCCAATCATCATTATGATGGCCATTCCCTTTGGTATCATTGGCTCTTTATTAGGCCACTGGATGAATGGACTTGCCTTGAGTATCTTCTCATTAAACGGCATTTTGGCGTTAAGCGGCGTAGTGGTAAACGACAGCTTATTACTGGTTTCCCGTTACAACGATTTGCGCCAAGAGACCATTCACATTCGCCGCGCTATCATCATGGCTTGCCAAAGTCGCTTACGTGCCGTGTTATTGACCTCGTTCACCACTTTTGCAGGTTTAGCGCCCATCTTGTATGAAACATCACGTCAAGCTCAAGCTTTGATTCCGGCAGCAGTTTCGCTAGGTTACGGCATTATGTTCGCCACTCTGATCACCTTGGTACTAATGCCAATTCTCTTGATGATCAAAGAGGATGTGGAAAACGTGATCAAGCGCATCAAACGCAAAATGACCCCAAAGTCGGATGTACCTGTTTTGTAACCCCATTATTCGCCTTGGGAAAATGAAAAGAGACATACACCCCAATGCTGACAACAGCATTGGGGTGTATGTCTCTAGGAAAAGGACTAGGACTAGGATTAGACCTTAAAACGTGCCACCAATTCGTCAAGACTACTGGACAATTCACGTAGTACTTTACTGTTGTCTGAGACATCATTTGCTGTCGTGACACTGGTTTCAACCGAATTCTGAATCCCCGTCACATGACTCGCGACGTCTTCAATCGCGAGCAATTGCTGCTCTGTTGAGATGGCTACTTGCTGATTAATGGCATTCATGGTTTTCACTTGCTCAGCAATGCTGTTTAACGAGGCTTGCGCTTCTTGCATCGACTCTACGCCTTCTCCCGCAATTTTCTGCCCCGCCTGAGATGCTGCTAGGGCTTTGCGAGATTCCGTTTGCAACTGATCAATCATCTTCTGAATTTCATCCGTAGATTGTGCCGTTCGTTTGGCAAGATTACGAACTTCATCAGCCACCACAGCAAAACCACGACCGGCCTCACCTGCTCGTGCTGACTCAATCGCCGCATTCAATGCCAATAAATTGGTTTGTTCAGAAATATTGCGAATAACCTCAAGAATGCTGCCAATTTGCTCAGAGTTTTTCGCCAAATCTTCGATGACTTGCGCAGTCTTCTGGCTTTCCGACGCTAGGTTCTCTACAGTTGCTTTGGCCGATGACACCACATTTAGACCAGAAGTCACTTCACCTTCTACTTGGTTAGCACTCTTCGCAGCTTGCGCGGCATTTCCAGACACTTCACGTACAGACGCTTCCACTTCATGAATCGCGGAGGCAACCATAGAGGTTCGTTCGCTTTGCCCTTTAGCATCAGATTGCATGGTATTGGCCGAACTTAGCATCTGTTCTGAAGCATTATTAAGCTGAGCACTCGTTTGGCTCACTTGTATCACCATGTTGTGAATGACACTCACAAATTTATTAAAGCCAGAACCGATATTGGCTAACTCAGCTGGACCTTTATCGTCCAGTCTGTGCTTCAGGTCACCATCGCCTTCGCCAATTTCGGTTAGATTATTGGCCACTACTTGCAGTTGTTTAACCAGCTTTGTACCCAAAAATAAAGCCGCGAAAACAGTGATGATACTTAAAATGATTCCCATAATAAGCAAAGAATGCCCCATGGTAGTCACGCCACCAAACACGGCTTTATGCGGAATCTCCGCCACTAAAGTCCAGCCCATCGCCGGAATGTATTCACTGGCCAGTACTGAATTATCAGACATGATGATGTTCAAGCCATCGCGTTTCAACAGTGTCTTACCAATTTCATCGCCATATAAATCTGTAACTTTGGTATTTTCTAAAAGAGACTCATTCCGGTGGACTTTAAGCGTACCATCAGCGGAGACTAGATAAACAAAGCCACTACCGTTAAAGGTAAAACTGTTTAAATAAGCGGTCATCTTCTCTAAGTTCATACCAAAACCCGCTAAACCACGGCCATTAACGTTTTGATAATTCACAAAGAGTTTCACTTCACCACTAGATTGACTGCGATACACACTGACATTGCGATCATTCGCCGACTTAGTGAAATCAAAGAACCAAGTATCGCGCTCTGGCGACAGAGTCCGTAAGAAACCGTCTTGGTTCCAATATTTAGCCGTTTGACGATCCGCCCAAGAAGCCGTATCTAATCCTAATTGATTTTTAATATTGCCAAGTAAGTCAATCAGCTTCGCTTCGTTTGCTGGATCAAAACCTTTTTCAGCCCAATCTAAAATCAATGGATTATTCGCTAAGGTTTGCGCTGTTGCAGCAAGGTTCTCAATCTGATTTTCTACCTCGATTTTAATCTGATTAATTTGAGCGGGTAACTCCGTATTGGTGGTTCGCTCTAACATGACCGATCTGGCTTGATAAAAGCTTAATAATCCCATGGAGATGGTTGTAATCAGAACCACTGCCACAAATGCATATATAAGTCGTATTTTTAAAGACACGTATAGAAATCCTTTAATATCGCTAGGTTGAAAAATCAATACTGACCTTTTGGTCAATTGTTATAGTAAATCATTTAAATTAAAATTTAATGACTTTCTAACCATCGCGATCCATGACCACCGAGAATTTTCTATGAAAAACCTATTTTATTTTGTCCTTTTAATAAATCTTGTTGGTTTACAAGCATCTTGCACAACAAAAGGCGTTTATGAAGCCCTCCAAGATAATCACCAGAATTACTGTCAACAATATCGTGGCCAGCAACAAGACGATTGTCAGTCAACTTATCGTCAATCTTATGAGGAATATCAACACCAATGGGAAATCTCACCTTAAAAGTGTCTTAATCTCACAAAAAAGCCCCCATTATTAAAAAAATTTGAACGGCATGACTGAATTAAAATTCCTCTTACAGGTTAAACCCAGAAACCCTATTGCGATAAATTTATTTTGCTCTATCCTTTTGAAACATAAATTCAGAATAAACAAAAAAAAGAGTACAAAATGAACTTAGATGAAACAGACTTGCAACTTCTTGCCTTAATTCAAAGCGATGATAGTATTTCTACAGAAGCCATGGCTCAACAAGTTGGATTATCAAAAACCCCTTGTTGGCGACGTATTCAACGCTTAGAAAAATCAGGTTATATCAAACGCCACGTGGCGTTATTAGACCCTGAAAAACTTGAATTGGGGGTGTCTGTATTCGTGCAGGTCAAAACCAATCAACACGACGCGGATTGGGCAAGTGAATTTGCCAACGTCGTTGCGCAATTCCCCGAAGTGGTTGAATTCTATCGCATGGCAGGAGAATACGATTATTTGCTTCGTGTCTTAGTCAAAGATATTCCGGCTTACGACCAATTTTATAAACGCTTAATCAGTGCCACTGCGTTAACAGATGTGACATCCAACTTCGCCATGGAACAAATCAAATGGACCACGGAGTTACCTTTACCTCTAGCCAATCAAGAATAGAGGGCATCTGTCGATCATGGCAAAAATAGGACAAATTCATGATAACGACAGACTTCTCTCATGTACCATCGACTCATCAAGCGGAAGCAAATTCGGCTCTCATTAGCCAAATTCGCAACAGCATTATTGGTGCTCAGCAGACAATTGATACCCCTTTTGGCAAACGTAAATTAACCTATGCGGATTACACCGCATCGGGTCGAAGTCTGGCCTTTATTGAGGAATTCATTCAACAACAAGTCTTGCCCTATTATGCCAATACTCATACCGAGGCTAACGCAACAGGTCAACAAACCACCGCCTTTAGAGAAGAGGCTAGACAACAGATTCGCCGTTCCGTAAAGGCCAATGATGAGGATCTAGTGATTTTTTGTGGCAGTGGTGCCACCAGCGCCATTAATACCTTGATCAGTCAATTAGGATTAAGAACACTGGATAAGGCCGACAAAAAGCAATGCGTCATTTTTATCGGACCCTATGAACATCATTCAAATGAATTGCCTTGGCGAGAGCTAGGTTTTCAGGTCATTCGCATTCCAGAAGCAGAACAAGGTGGCGTCTGCTTAAGCACTCTTGAAGCACAACTAAAACGCCATCAAGGCAAACGTATGATTGGCAGTTTCAGTGCGGCTTCGAATGTGACTGGCATCCTTTGTGATCAAACCGCCATTACCAGCTTGCTGCACGCTTATCAGGCTTTGGCTTTTTGGGATTTTGCCGCGGCGGCGCCTTATGTCGCAATGGATATGAACCCAAGCGACCATCCTCAAGCACACAAGGATGCGATCTTCTTTTCACCGCACAAACTGATTGGCGGTCCAGGCACACCGGGCATACTGGTGGTGAAAAAGGCCATCATTACCAATCAAAAACCCAGCCATATTGGTGGCGGCACAGTATCCTTTGTGACGCCACAAGATCACACCTTTTTACCCATTAGTGAAAGACGCGAGGAAGGTGGAACCCCCGCCATCATAGAATCCATTCGAGCAGGTTTGGTGTTCCAATTAAAAGAAGCCGTGGGTGATCACATCATTGAGGCAAAAGAGCAACAGCTGGTGAATATGATCCATCAGCATTGGGCGCTTAACCCCAATATCGAACGTTTAGGCCATCATGATGCAGAACGTTTGTCGATCACGGCGTTTCGCATCAAAACACCATTAGGCTATTTGCATCATGGCTTTGTGACAGCCCTATTAAACGATCTGTTTGGTATTCAAGTACGAGGAGGTTGTTCTTGTGCAGGGCCTTATGGCCACGCTTTGCTTAAGATTGACGAGCAGAAATCCGAACACATTCAACAGGCTCTAGAAGCCGGTGAAAAACTGCTAAAACCAGGTTGGGTTCGCTTTAATCTGAACTATTTCATCTCTCAAGCTGAAGCTCTTTTTATCTTACAGGCAATTGATTTCATCACGGAACATGGTCTAACTCTGCTGCCCTTTTATGCCTATGATAACACCAAAGATTTATGGCGTTTTCAAAATCAATCACAGCACACACTCAGTTTAAACAGCCTTTTCCAAGCACCAAGTGGGCAAGGTAAAACGCTCACTAACACCGAGCACACTGAGTTTCAACGCTATTTAAAGGAAGCAGAGCAACTCGTCGCCACTTGTCAGAATACGCAAACCCCTCAATATTCTTGGCAACAACAAGAATTTAATGACGACTTTGCAGTATTAAGGGACTTTGTATTAGTGCAAGATCTTGTATGAGATTCTTCAGGCAGGGATGCCATGAATCAATCCTTTACTTGTAATGGCATTCCAACCCGAATCACACCCGAGCGAACGACGTTCGCTCGCAGACCGCCGCGATGCAGCCAGGCTTTAACCACTTGTGGTGGCGTTAAGGTGTCATTGGCTAATAGACGTCCAAGAAAAGCACAAGGTTCACACAACTCCACACCATAAAATTCGGTCTCACCAATCCAAAAGGTTTTGCCCACTAACGCATTTAATCGCACACCATCCGTCACCACATTACGGCGGGTTTCCGATAACGCGATGTGTTGCTCAAAATTTCGATTAAAGGCTTAAATTTCTTCCTTTTCAACAAAGGTGATATTGGGGCCGTCATGCCCTTTTTTACCGTAATAACGATCTCCCACAATGCCTTTTCCGGCATCGACCTTAACAGCATCAATCGCCATTTGCGCTTGCTTGGCATTTTTCGCCACAAAAATAGCTTCAATCATGTCGGTCCTTCACTCAATCAACACAGACATTCGACGATAGGGAATGTCACCTTTATAAAAACGCTCACCCGATTTTGTCATGCCGAATCTTTGATATAAAGAGCATGCACTTTCTCTGGCATCACACCAAAAAACACGGACGCCACTCGCTTTCAGATCGTCAAGGATACGATGTAACACAAACTGACCTATGCCCTGCCTCTGATACGTTTCTAAGGTGGCGAATTTTCTTAGCCTTGCCGAGTCTTGCTGAATAAAAACAGAGGCCACGCAAACCAACAAACCTTGCAGATATACACCATAGTGCTCACCTTGAGCATCTTCTTCAACACGGCATTTCTCTAGGGTTTTATTTGGCCACAATACTTGCTGACGTAATGGCAAAGCCGTCTCAGCCTCAATTTTTCGAATTATTAAGCCTTCTTGTGACACGATAACCACTCCAAATCCTGATAGGGTGTTTCTTTTAACGAGGCTAAACGGGATGACAAAGAGCCAAGGTGAAATTCCAATTGATGACCATCAGGGTCTCTTACATACAAGGAGTCCCCTTCACTTTGGTTGGTTTGCCAAATATCCAGTGCTGGATTATTACGCATCTCAGCCAAGGAAGCCGCATCAATGTTGAACGCGTAGTGGGTATAATGTTCGCTCACCTCCTCTTTTTTATCCAAACACAAGGATAAGCACAGCCAGGCACTC
Coding sequences within it:
- a CDS encoding TolC family protein encodes the protein MTSKPFRCAALLCISSALVACSSSQERVDYADLAQQEFESTKIQASQWQSLDQAGEISYLTDLVQSDELGQLIKEALAANPSLQKTALTLQASLWELKKSHGANLPSVDASVGVSEEKNSETDYSAKISVSWELDLWQKLANAESASAKSLASDEALYQSSQDTLVASVMKTWLSLTAKQHAIEIETKRLNLLEANEQLIVKRFKSGMDNLETLDEARTSTSQSRATLAQYQENLQIQKRELQTLLGRNTPLILSPQQEYPEVSYSLSGLPEQNLQRRPDLKSAYLTIEAADLSTQVAYKDMLPSISLSAALSDAAESPRMALFTSPIWSLAAQLTQPLYQGGQLKAAAEVAKLQTAQAFQGYRDTLLTAVNEVKDALGQEKVLQQRLTHIRNALQSSRSNLTQYETKYRNGLVALSDLISAQTTMFDLEAQLDELIYEHLANRITLGLALGLGVKPE
- a CDS encoding efflux RND transporter periplasmic adaptor subunit encodes the protein MKHYSRWIILALSIVLAVASYFYIDSKLNTDKFAGQMGQGPSGRGGPDGPRGAPGPGKGPTMSDSRAHQDTNNDESAVKVSVIKVQSGEYAPIIQGTAVTAPRYSLTLTSQVSGEVIEISPQLEAGKRVKQGDVLAVLRNRELNSAVASAEKTLASAELALKEEVRQGDQAKAEWQAAGFTDQPDSDLTWRIPQLAEAKAEVNSAKAALMEARENLQHTKVVAPFNGLVTARTISPGSYLSSSSEIATLYSTDRVEITLELASSDWAKLPDAKALLAGDWPVTVKSIDSQASWAGTVISVGQHIDTTTRMRSLNLAVEAPLDQASPLLPGAFVTVELQGKTLQNLWKLPNSALSQRGDIWFIDENHRLDYFPTTPLFVDAQYTYILVPEMMRDTPYSVLTKPYNSYQKGTLVDAMEQTEK
- a CDS encoding efflux RND transporter permease subunit — encoded protein: MSPNDQQRGIIAWFAGNPVAANLLMIFIITLGVINIGSLSKKSFPTLPPNGIDIDVSYDSGSAKATEESVTILIEQQLEGLEGIDNVMSTSTSNGGSVNVEIKDGYDLDEVFNHIKDKVDEISSFPSDADPAVITKDTRSELAIIIQLFGDTDRRTLQNAAYDLKTELLLDKEINSVSISGWRDPSMLIKIDKNQLEAYDLTLADISTAINTESASASVATLSNEDLYLKVSTSEQAYFKQEFARIPIKTSSSGAELTLSDIANIEDAYDEDDFVLSRFNQQNSLSLRINTIGKDDIINTVEATKKRVENWQASGKLPYKVELTTWNDRSESINQRLELMVKNAITGVILVFVLLAIFLNITVAFWVAAGLPFIFFGTLFLMGTSQVDLTLNMITTFGFILALGIVVDDAVVVGENIYSVRSRDGDTLNNTIKGTMEVAVPTLFGVFTTVAAFWALSNIDGRLGKIYSQFAEVVAICLVLSIIESKIILPAHLSHLNTHKAPAKNWLAKWWGMVQKGADGGLQFFSHRMYKPSIEFCLSHRYAMSLIFISMFALVISMPLTGEIRTSFFPRIPGDTVRASLTMLSDASYGQTEKALIKIEQKAYQADKNLTKAAHAKLADQMDLPSSYLKNIETYTSSDQSGSFRVELVNGAPYSLTQFSTEWQRLAGTPEGVKSLRIRNGQNGAVDALNVELASSNATSLDEALNTLIEALNQVPAVTGIEKYDTPPESRLELSLSEQGRLLGLSTSELASQVASNFDGTEVQSYQRDNDEIEVRIGYPEAQQESPAAIMNTKITLDNGSRVPLDTVATLGQIEVQTEIIRIDGKRSYYLSAEVDKDIMSSTEVVELLQQSTMPNIKKQFSEVDFSFSGEAEEQAETQSSLFKMFMLALLIIYALLAIPLKSYSQPIIIMMAIPFGIIGSLLGHWMNGLALSIFSLNGILALSGVVVNDSLLLVSRYNDLRQETIHIRRAIIMACQSRLRAVLLTSFTTFAGLAPILYETSRQAQALIPAAVSLGYGIMFATLITLVLMPILLMIKEDVENVIKRIKRKMTPKSDVPVL
- a CDS encoding methyl-accepting chemotaxis protein is translated as MSLKIRLIYAFVAVVLITTISMGLLSFYQARSVMLERTTNTELPAQINQIKIEVENQIENLAATAQTLANNPLILDWAEKGFDPANEAKLIDLLGNIKNQLGLDTASWADRQTAKYWNQDGFLRTLSPERDTWFFDFTKSANDRNVSVYRSQSSGEVKLFVNYQNVNGRGLAGFGMNLEKMTAYLNSFTFNGSGFVYLVSADGTLKVHRNESLLENTKVTDLYGDEIGKTLLKRDGLNIIMSDNSVLASEYIPAMGWTLVAEIPHKAVFGGVTTMGHSLLIMGIILSIITVFAALFLGTKLVKQLQVVANNLTEIGEGDGDLKHRLDDKGPAELANIGSGFNKFVSVIHNMVIQVSQTSAQLNNASEQMLSSANTMQSDAKGQSERTSMVASAIHEVEASVREVSGNAAQAAKSANQVEGEVTSGLNVVSSAKATVENLASESQKTAQVIEDLAKNSEQIGSILEVIRNISEQTNLLALNAAIESARAGEAGRGFAVVADEVRNLAKRTAQSTDEIQKMIDQLQTESRKALAASQAGQKIAGEGVESMQEAQASLNSIAEQVKTMNAINQQVAISTEQQLLAIEDVASHVTGIQNSVETSVTTANDVSDNSKVLRELSSSLDELVARFKV
- a CDS encoding Lrp/AsnC family transcriptional regulator encodes the protein MNLDETDLQLLALIQSDDSISTEAMAQQVGLSKTPCWRRIQRLEKSGYIKRHVALLDPEKLELGVSVFVQVKTNQHDADWASEFANVVAQFPEVVEFYRMAGEYDYLLRVLVKDIPAYDQFYKRLISATALTDVTSNFAMEQIKWTTELPLPLANQE